The window CGGCCGGTGGGACCGCTGGCGGTCGGCTGCCGGCCGGACACCGCCGGGCGACGACGCGGCACGGCCCGCCGGCGCGGTCGGGCGGGAGGTGCTCGCGTGCGCAGTCTGATCGGCAGCCACGACCTGCTCCTGCTCACCCTCGACACGCTGCGCCACGACGTCGCCGCCGACCTGGCCGCGCGGGGGCGCACGCCGCACCTGGCGCGCGCCCTGCCCGGCGGGCGGTGGGAGCAACGGCACTCCCCCGCCAGCTTCACCTACGCCGCGCACCACGCGTTCTTCGCCGGCTTCCTGCCCACCCCGGTCACCCCCGGCCGGCACGAGCGGCTGTACGCGGCGGCGTTCCCCGGCAGCGAGACGTCCGGCGCCGACACCTGGGTGTTCGACGCGCCCGACCTGCCCACGGCGCTCGCCGACGTCGGCTACCACACGCTCTGCCTGGGCGGGGTCGGCTTCTTCAACCGGCGCAGCCCGCTCGGGGCGGTGCTGCCGGGCCTGTTCGCCGAGGCGCACTGGGAGCCGGAGTTCGGGGTCACCTCCCCCACCTGCCTCGACGCGCAGCTCGACCGGTTGGCCGAGGTGCTGCCGCGGGTGCCGGCGCGGCAGCCGCTGTTCACGTTCCTCAACGTCGCCGCCCTGCACCAGCCCAACCGGCACCACCTGCCCGGGGCGCAGGTCGACGACCTGGCCAGCCACGCCGCCGCCCTGGAGTACGTCGACGGCCGGATCGACCGGCTGTTCGCCCTGCTCACCGGCCGGGGTCGGCCGGTGTTCGCGATCGTCTGCTCCGACCACGGCACCGCCTACGGGGAGGACGGCCACACCGGCCACCGGA is drawn from Micromonospora sp. NBC_01740 and contains these coding sequences:
- a CDS encoding STM4013/SEN3800 family hydrolase, whose amino-acid sequence is MRSLIGSHDLLLLTLDTLRHDVAADLAARGRTPHLARALPGGRWEQRHSPASFTYAAHHAFFAGFLPTPVTPGRHERLYAAAFPGSETSGADTWVFDAPDLPTALADVGYHTLCLGGVGFFNRRSPLGAVLPGLFAEAHWEPEFGVTSPTCLDAQLDRLAEVLPRVPARQPLFTFLNVAALHQPNRHHLPGAQVDDLASHAAALEYVDGRIDRLFALLTGRGRPVFAIVCSDHGTAYGEDGHTGHRIGHDVVWTVPYAHFVLRPGEW